In one window of Helianthus annuus cultivar XRQ/B chromosome 17, HanXRQr2.0-SUNRISE, whole genome shotgun sequence DNA:
- the LOC110922772 gene encoding TSL-kinase interacting protein 1, whose product MCTFFPNQNFEKITSRVQSKNKDQVKHYYYRLVRRMNKLFGPELSLDAKHSKYTNAAMLRWWSLLEKYSCKVSKLHLKPRRFNHFLESLEYQLLKDRKKNIKK is encoded by the exons ATGTGTACCTTTTTCCCTAATCAG AATTTTGAGAAAATAACTTCTCGTGTTCAGAGTAAAAACAAGGACCAAGTTAAACACTATTATTATCGTCTTGTGAGGCGTATGAACAAGTTGTTTGGCCCGGAACTTTCTCTTGATGCCAAACACTCCAAATATACCAATGCTGCCATGCTTCGATG GTGGTCGTTACTTGAAAAATACAGCTGTAAAGTCTCAAAGCTTCACTTGAAGCCTCGAAGATTCAACCATTTTTTGGAGAGCTTG GAATATCAACTATTGAAAGACCGTAAGAAGAATATCAAAAAATGA
- the LOC110920888 gene encoding uncharacterized protein At2g33490 isoform X2 — protein MKSPFKKLRGLGLNKHRPQPPAQLDELSQASQDMQHMKDCYDSLLSSAAATANSAYEFSESLREMGDCLLEKTSLNDDEDSGRVLLMLGKAQFQIQKLVDTYRSHISRTITVPSESLLNELLVVEEMKRQCDAKRMLYDEMKHKHKQRRTRLATLGSNNKGEYVSSSQVQAAKEEFEEDATLFIFRMKSLKGGQSRSLLTQAARHHAAQMSFFRKALKSLETIEPHIQLVTKQHHIDYHFSGLEDDDRDSVFLTDDETDDETDDEQHYGELSFDYQRNDPKDYVSSSESSMEEEEEQRKPLWNSSTYNIQVNNNNNTCSSKSAPLSAKSSSNMDPSQKFRQSSARKLNTYVLPTPLDKNPSFTTPSSPQPASTSNANMWHSSPLEFKKYEEKAKFPLSSSKPTQLPSPLRHPFSDNKVKRYAFSGPIPSNSLLNSGKLVSGILVSSPRISELHELPRPPASPSKGGGFSAPLVSFKDSNKSSPPSGR, from the exons ATGAAGTCTCCGTTCAAAAAACTACGCGGGTTGGGGCTAAACAAGCATCGTCCTCAACCTCCTGCCCAACTGGATGAGCTTTCTCAGGCCTCACAGGATATGCAACACATGAAAGATTGCTATGACAGCTTACTTTCCTCTGCTGCTGCCACCGCCAACAGTGCTTACG AATTCTCGGAATCATTGCGGGAGATGGGAGACTGTCTTCTGGAGAAAACCTCGCTAAACGACGACGAAGACAGCGGCAGAGTCTTGCTCATGCTCGGAAAGGCGCAGTTTCAAATACAGAAGCTGGTTGATACCTAt CGCTCACATATTTCTCGGACAATCACAGTCCCTTCAGAGTCCTTGCTTAATGAGTTGCTTGTAGTTGAG GAGATGAAAAGGCAATGTGACGCCAAGAG GATGTTGTATGATGAAATGAAacataaacacaaacaaaggaggACAAGGTTAGCAACATTAGGAAGCAATAATAAAGGTGAATATGTTTCTTCCAGTCAGGTGCAAGCAGCTAAAGAGGAATTTGAGGAAGATGCTACATTATTTATCTTCAGAATGAAGTCCTTGAAAGGGGGTCAGTCTCGAAGTCTCCTTACGCAGGCTGCTCGCCACCATGCTGCTCAG ATGTCGTTTTTCAGGAAAGCTCTTAAGTCTCTTGAAACGATCGAGCCACACATTCAGTTAGTAACAAAACAGCATCATATTGATTACCACTTCAGTGGGCTGGAAGATGATGACAGGGACTCTGTTTTTCTTACTGATGACGAAACTGACGACGAAACTGATGATGAACAGCATTACGGTGAATTGAGTTTTGATTACCAGAGGAACGATCCCAAGGATTACGTATCAAGCTCAGAAAGCTCAATGGAG GAGGAGGAGGAGCAGAGGAAACCCCTTTGGAATTCATCTACATATAATATACAagtgaacaacaacaacaacacttGCAGCAGCAAATCAGCACCACTTTCTGCTAAGAGTAGTAGTAACATGGACCCTAGTCAAAAGTTTAGACAGTCATCTGCTAGAAAATTAAATACATATGTTCTCCCAACACCACTTGACAAAAATCCAAGCTTTACTACTCCAAGTAGTCCACAACCAGCATCAACAAGTAATGCTAATATGTGGCATTCATCCCCTTTGGAGTTTAAGAAATACGAAGAAAAAGCCAAATTCCCGTTGTCGTCAAGCAAACCAACTCAGCTGCCGTCTCCGTTAAGACATCCTTTTAGTGACAACAAGGTCAAAAGATATGCTTTCTCGGGTCCTATACCAAGCAATTCACTGTTAAATAGCGGTAAATTGGTTAGTGGTATTCTTGTGTCATCGCCTAGAATTAGTGAACTACACGAGCTCCCTAGGCCGCCTGCGTCTCCTTCAAAAGGTGGAGGATTCTCTGCCCCTTTGGTCTCGTTCAAAGATTCTAATAAGTCATCGCCCCCATCAGGACGTTGA
- the LOC110920888 gene encoding uncharacterized protein At2g33490 isoform X1, whose translation MKSPFKKLRGLGLNKHRPQPPAQLDELSQASQDMQHMKDCYDSLLSSAAATANSAYEFSESLREMGDCLLEKTSLNDDEDSGRVLLMLGKAQFQIQKLVDTYRSHISRTITVPSESLLNELLVVEEMKRQCDAKRMLYDEMKHKHKQRRTRLATLGSNNKGEYVSSSQVQAAKEEFEEDATLFIFRMKSLKGGQSRSLLTQAARHHAAQMSFFRKALKSLETIEPHIQLVTKQHHIDYHFSGLEDDDRDSVFLTDDETDDETDDEQHYGELSFDYQRNDPKDYVSSSESSMELVDLTFPQVESVKKEEEEQRKPLWNSSTYNIQVNNNNNTCSSKSAPLSAKSSSNMDPSQKFRQSSARKLNTYVLPTPLDKNPSFTTPSSPQPASTSNANMWHSSPLEFKKYEEKAKFPLSSSKPTQLPSPLRHPFSDNKVKRYAFSGPIPSNSLLNSGKLVSGILVSSPRISELHELPRPPASPSKGGGFSAPLVSFKDSNKSSPPSGR comes from the exons ATGAAGTCTCCGTTCAAAAAACTACGCGGGTTGGGGCTAAACAAGCATCGTCCTCAACCTCCTGCCCAACTGGATGAGCTTTCTCAGGCCTCACAGGATATGCAACACATGAAAGATTGCTATGACAGCTTACTTTCCTCTGCTGCTGCCACCGCCAACAGTGCTTACG AATTCTCGGAATCATTGCGGGAGATGGGAGACTGTCTTCTGGAGAAAACCTCGCTAAACGACGACGAAGACAGCGGCAGAGTCTTGCTCATGCTCGGAAAGGCGCAGTTTCAAATACAGAAGCTGGTTGATACCTAt CGCTCACATATTTCTCGGACAATCACAGTCCCTTCAGAGTCCTTGCTTAATGAGTTGCTTGTAGTTGAG GAGATGAAAAGGCAATGTGACGCCAAGAG GATGTTGTATGATGAAATGAAacataaacacaaacaaaggaggACAAGGTTAGCAACATTAGGAAGCAATAATAAAGGTGAATATGTTTCTTCCAGTCAGGTGCAAGCAGCTAAAGAGGAATTTGAGGAAGATGCTACATTATTTATCTTCAGAATGAAGTCCTTGAAAGGGGGTCAGTCTCGAAGTCTCCTTACGCAGGCTGCTCGCCACCATGCTGCTCAG ATGTCGTTTTTCAGGAAAGCTCTTAAGTCTCTTGAAACGATCGAGCCACACATTCAGTTAGTAACAAAACAGCATCATATTGATTACCACTTCAGTGGGCTGGAAGATGATGACAGGGACTCTGTTTTTCTTACTGATGACGAAACTGACGACGAAACTGATGATGAACAGCATTACGGTGAATTGAGTTTTGATTACCAGAGGAACGATCCCAAGGATTACGTATCAAGCTCAGAAAGCTCAATGGAG TTGGTAGACCTTACATTCCCACAAGTAGAATCAGTGAAGAAG GAGGAGGAGGAGCAGAGGAAACCCCTTTGGAATTCATCTACATATAATATACAagtgaacaacaacaacaacacttGCAGCAGCAAATCAGCACCACTTTCTGCTAAGAGTAGTAGTAACATGGACCCTAGTCAAAAGTTTAGACAGTCATCTGCTAGAAAATTAAATACATATGTTCTCCCAACACCACTTGACAAAAATCCAAGCTTTACTACTCCAAGTAGTCCACAACCAGCATCAACAAGTAATGCTAATATGTGGCATTCATCCCCTTTGGAGTTTAAGAAATACGAAGAAAAAGCCAAATTCCCGTTGTCGTCAAGCAAACCAACTCAGCTGCCGTCTCCGTTAAGACATCCTTTTAGTGACAACAAGGTCAAAAGATATGCTTTCTCGGGTCCTATACCAAGCAATTCACTGTTAAATAGCGGTAAATTGGTTAGTGGTATTCTTGTGTCATCGCCTAGAATTAGTGAACTACACGAGCTCCCTAGGCCGCCTGCGTCTCCTTCAAAAGGTGGAGGATTCTCTGCCCCTTTGGTCTCGTTCAAAGATTCTAATAAGTCATCGCCCCCATCAGGACGTTGA
- the LOC110920888 gene encoding uncharacterized protein At2g33490 isoform X3 codes for MKSPFKKLRGLGLNKHRPQPPAQLDELSQASQDMQHMKDCYDSLLSSAAATANSAYEFSESLREMGDCLLEKTSLNDDEDSGRVLLMLGKAQFQIQKLVDTYRSHISRTITVPSESLLNELLVVEEMKRQCDAKSQVQAAKEEFEEDATLFIFRMKSLKGGQSRSLLTQAARHHAAQMSFFRKALKSLETIEPHIQLVTKQHHIDYHFSGLEDDDRDSVFLTDDETDDETDDEQHYGELSFDYQRNDPKDYVSSSESSMELVDLTFPQVESVKKEEEEQRKPLWNSSTYNIQVNNNNNTCSSKSAPLSAKSSSNMDPSQKFRQSSARKLNTYVLPTPLDKNPSFTTPSSPQPASTSNANMWHSSPLEFKKYEEKAKFPLSSSKPTQLPSPLRHPFSDNKVKRYAFSGPIPSNSLLNSGKLVSGILVSSPRISELHELPRPPASPSKGGGFSAPLVSFKDSNKSSPPSGR; via the exons ATGAAGTCTCCGTTCAAAAAACTACGCGGGTTGGGGCTAAACAAGCATCGTCCTCAACCTCCTGCCCAACTGGATGAGCTTTCTCAGGCCTCACAGGATATGCAACACATGAAAGATTGCTATGACAGCTTACTTTCCTCTGCTGCTGCCACCGCCAACAGTGCTTACG AATTCTCGGAATCATTGCGGGAGATGGGAGACTGTCTTCTGGAGAAAACCTCGCTAAACGACGACGAAGACAGCGGCAGAGTCTTGCTCATGCTCGGAAAGGCGCAGTTTCAAATACAGAAGCTGGTTGATACCTAt CGCTCACATATTTCTCGGACAATCACAGTCCCTTCAGAGTCCTTGCTTAATGAGTTGCTTGTAGTTGAG GAGATGAAAAGGCAATGTGACGCCAAGAG TCAGGTGCAAGCAGCTAAAGAGGAATTTGAGGAAGATGCTACATTATTTATCTTCAGAATGAAGTCCTTGAAAGGGGGTCAGTCTCGAAGTCTCCTTACGCAGGCTGCTCGCCACCATGCTGCTCAG ATGTCGTTTTTCAGGAAAGCTCTTAAGTCTCTTGAAACGATCGAGCCACACATTCAGTTAGTAACAAAACAGCATCATATTGATTACCACTTCAGTGGGCTGGAAGATGATGACAGGGACTCTGTTTTTCTTACTGATGACGAAACTGACGACGAAACTGATGATGAACAGCATTACGGTGAATTGAGTTTTGATTACCAGAGGAACGATCCCAAGGATTACGTATCAAGCTCAGAAAGCTCAATGGAG TTGGTAGACCTTACATTCCCACAAGTAGAATCAGTGAAGAAG GAGGAGGAGGAGCAGAGGAAACCCCTTTGGAATTCATCTACATATAATATACAagtgaacaacaacaacaacacttGCAGCAGCAAATCAGCACCACTTTCTGCTAAGAGTAGTAGTAACATGGACCCTAGTCAAAAGTTTAGACAGTCATCTGCTAGAAAATTAAATACATATGTTCTCCCAACACCACTTGACAAAAATCCAAGCTTTACTACTCCAAGTAGTCCACAACCAGCATCAACAAGTAATGCTAATATGTGGCATTCATCCCCTTTGGAGTTTAAGAAATACGAAGAAAAAGCCAAATTCCCGTTGTCGTCAAGCAAACCAACTCAGCTGCCGTCTCCGTTAAGACATCCTTTTAGTGACAACAAGGTCAAAAGATATGCTTTCTCGGGTCCTATACCAAGCAATTCACTGTTAAATAGCGGTAAATTGGTTAGTGGTATTCTTGTGTCATCGCCTAGAATTAGTGAACTACACGAGCTCCCTAGGCCGCCTGCGTCTCCTTCAAAAGGTGGAGGATTCTCTGCCCCTTTGGTCTCGTTCAAAGATTCTAATAAGTCATCGCCCCCATCAGGACGTTGA